The Psychrobacillus sp. FSL K6-2836 nucleotide sequence ATCGACCATCACCATTCGATGGGATTCAACTATTTTCCGATGACACGTTAGATGAGGTAGGGTTAGTAGAAACTTCTTCAACAAATGAAGAATCATTTGTTTCTCAAAGTAATGCATTTGAAGAAATGAGAATGGAAGTAACCGAAAAACGCAGTCAACTAACTGAACAATTAACTAAAAAAGTCGGCTCCAATGAATTTACAGCAGAACAAAAAGACGAGGCCTATAACAAAATTGAAGAACTAGTTAAAATTGATTCCACAGAAGCGATGTTGGAGTTAATCATAAAGTCATTAGGATATGATGATGCACTAGTGCGTATAGAAGAAAGTGATGTTTTAATAGATGTTGTATCTAATGAACAATCGACTAAAAAAGCATCTGAAATTATTTATGCGGTTAAGCGGGAGTGGCCGCAAGCTTATAATGTTGAAGTAAATTTTGATGGTCAGTAATCTAAAAGAAAATAAAAATATACTTAATATATTATAGCTGTATTGAAGAGTGCCTGAAGGGGCGCTTTTTTTTTTTTGAAAGTATTGGAAATGTATATAGGAGGGATTAGAAAAATCCTTAGTTTAGTATAAAAATGATTTTTCTTCCACAAAAGGGGGCGTAGCAGGAAGAAGCTGATACGCCCCCTCGCTATTGAGGCAGATTATTCAAATTCTTTCGAACGAGCTCTGAAAAAGTCGTAGAAAAATCTTACATTTTCAAGTTCAGTCCATTTATACGTTCTCAAAAGGGGAGCGTCAAGATTATAAATTTTAGCATCTAGTGTTCCCAACATAAATGGAGAATGTGTCGCAATAATAAACTGACAGTTAAAAAATCTTGCCAGTTTATTGATTTCTTCCGCCAACTGAATTTGGTTTGTAGGTGAAAGAGATGTTTCAGGTTCATCTAGCAGGTATAAGCCATTTGGGGTAAGATACTCATCAAACATCTGGATGGATGTCTCTCCGTTAGAATACTTTTCATTCGCAAACTTCATAATCTCGATTTGTTTGTACATCTGCGAAGAATGTTTCAACTTTTCCAAAAGCTCCTTAGTATACCCCAATTTAGAGTGCTGGTATAGGTAACCTTCCTTAAGAACTGCCTCCTGCTGAATCTTCTTGATCTCATATAAAATATCTTCGCTTTTGATGTACAGACTATTATGCGGTATTCGATCTGACTCCTCGTCACTCTTATTTTCACCTAGGCTGTATGAACAATTCAACATGTAATCTAAAGGGTATTTGTTATGGGCGTTATTTGTAGGTTCCTCTGCCCCTGTAATATTCAGCTTGTTTGCTATTAAATTTAACATG carries:
- a CDS encoding AAA family ATPase, whose amino-acid sequence is MIYLKSFKLSPHTVKNPNAYPYNVFKKITGEVFVFNNITVLYGNNGSGKSTMLNLIANKLNITGAEEPTNNAHNKYPLDYMLNCSYSLGENKSDEESDRIPHNSLYIKSEDILYEIKKIQQEAVLKEGYLYQHSKLGYTKELLEKLKHSSQMYKQIEIMKFANEKYSNGETSIQMFDEYLTPNGLYLLDEPETSLSPTNQIQLAEEINKLARFFNCQFIIATHSPFMLGTLDAKIYNLDAPLLRTYKWTELENVRFFYDFFRARSKEFE
- a CDS encoding SpoIIIAH-like family protein; protein product: MNKKRSVWFLTLFSLVAVVTVFYVSDRPSPFDGIQLFSDDTLDEVGLVETSSTNEESFVSQSNAFEEMRMEVTEKRSQLTEQLTKKVGSNEFTAEQKDEAYNKIEELVKIDSTEAMLELIIKSLGYDDALVRIEESDVLIDVVSNEQSTKKASEIIYAVKREWPQAYNVEVNFDGQ